GCTGTTGCCGGTTCGGATGACCTCTCTATCACCGGCGGACCCATTTCCTCGATCCGGGTGGTCAAGTTCGACACCCGCAACGAAACGCTGAAGGACGCCCGCGTGCGCCGCGCGCTCGGTCTCGCGATCGACCGGCAGGCAATCGTCGACGCGCTCTGGCAGGGGCTGGTCGACGTGCCCAACGGTCATCAGCTGAAGTCCTACGGCGAGCTCTACTTCGCTGATCATCCAGCCTATGTCTATGATCCGGAACAGGCGAAGTCACTGCTTCGGGAAGCCGGCTACGACGGCACGCCGATCCCCTACCGTATTCGCACCAACGCGTACGGCCCCGAACTCGCGACGGCGCAGATCCTCGTCTCGATGTGGGAAGCGGTGGGCCTGAAGATCGACCTTCAGATCAAGGAGAACTTTGCCCAGATGCTCGAGTTCCCCGGTACCGGAATGCGCAACGGCGTCGATCCGGTTCTGGTGAACGAGCCGCTGTTCGGTATCTGGCGCTCCTATAACGAAAGCGAGCGCGAGGTTTGGTCCAACGAGGCGTTCTATGAGGCGGGTCATATCTTCGAATCGAGCATGGACCTCCCCACCCGGCAGACCGCGCTGCGCAAGATGCTCGACATCTTCGACGCCGACCCGCCGGCAGTCATCCTGCACAACATGGGCCTGTTCTACGGCAAGCGGAAGGCGCTCGGCTGGACGCCAATTCCCAATGTCTACATGGACTTCCGTGGCGTCGTGGCGTGATGGAGGGCGGTTTGGGAAACGGGCCCCGGACGGGCCGCAACGACAATCCTCGCCGGGTCTGCATCGTTGAGAATCTGGGCGTGGCGATCGAGGGCGGGCGGCAAATTATCGAGGATGTCTCCTTCACCATCCGTCAGGGCGAATATTTCGCGCTGGTTGGCGAAAGCGGCTCGGGCAAGAGCGTAACCTGCCATGCAATGATGCGGATCCTGCCGTTCCGGCCGAAGATCTCGGGGAGGATCATCGTCGACGGCTCCGATGTCTGGACGCTGTCGCCGGGCCACCTGCGACAGTTCCGGCAGCGTTCTGTCGGCATGATCTTTCAGGATCCGCTGGCCGCGCTCAACCCGGTGCGCCGGATCGGGGCGCAGATGGTCGAAACGCTGCGCCTGCATCATCCCGATGCGCCGAAATCCGAGCTTGAGGATCGCGCGGTCGAGGCGTTGCGTGCAGTGCGGGTGGCCAAGCCCGGCGAGCGCCTCTCGGTCTATCCTCACCAACTTTCGGGCGGGCTCAATCAGCGGGTGATGATCGCCTTCGCGCTGATGGGCGACCCGGCGCTGCTGGTTGCCGACGAGCCGACGACCGCGCTCGACATGTCGGTACAGGCGGAGATCCTTGATCTGATCGACGAGTTGCGTGCCGCAAAGGGACTTACAGTGCTGATGGTGACGCATGACCTGGGCATCGTGGCCGACCGCGCAACCGGCCTCGCTGTAATGCAAGGAGGGCGGCTCGTGGAGGCCGGACCGACGCGCGATGTCGTGGCGGCGCCGAAGGCCGAATATGCGCGAAAGCTCTTTGCCGCTGCGCGGGTGGAATGGAACACCGCGCCGCTGCCGCCCGCGATGCGCCCCGTGCCGGTGCTGCGTTTCGAAAGTGTCAACAAATCTTATGCGCCGCAAGGCCGCGCGGGGGGCGAGCGGGTGGTCGCGGCTGAAAAGGTGTCCTTCGAAGTTGGCGCGGGCGAGATCGTTGCGCTGGTGGGCGAGAGCGGCTCGGGCAAGACCACGGCGGCGAAGATGGCCATGGGCCTTGTGCAGCCCGACAGCGGCCGGATCGAACTGCCGCGCAACGATGGCCGACCGTTGCGGCCGCAGATGGTGTTCCAGCACCCGCGCGATTCGCTCGACGCGCTGATGACGCTCGACGCACAGTTCCACGAGGTGCTGCGGGTCCACGGCTGGCGTGACGCTGCCCGTCGCGAGGCTCGGATCGGGGAGATCTGCGACAGCGTCGGCCTCGGTCGGGCGCTGCTCCACCGGCGCCCCGGCTTTCTGTCCGGCGGTGAGGCGCAGCGCGCCGTGATCGCTCGGGCGCTGCTGCTGGAACCGGATCTGCTGCTCGCCGACGAACCGCTCTCGGCGGTGGATGTTCAGATCCAGAAACAGATCGTCGCCTGCTTCCGTCGCCTGCGTGACGAACTCGGCATCGCCATCCTGCTTATTACCCATGACCTGCGGATCGTGCTCGAACTTGCCGACCGGGTAGTGGTGATGCGCGACGGTCGCGTCGTCGAGGACGTGCCGCTGGCTGATTTCGCCGATGGCGCGCGCGACCCTTACACCCAACGGCTGATCGATGCGATCCCTGGCCGGAATCTCGTCGCCGGCTCTGTGACCGAGGAGCGGGCCCCGGCATGAACTCGAGGCACAGGAGAAGGAGATTCCGATGAACCTTTCCATACGTCTGTTGCGCGCGGTGATCTCGCTCTGGCTGATCGTCACGCTTGTCTTCGTCTGCCTCAGGCTGACCGGGGATCCGGTACTCGCCGTAGTCAATCCCGACGACATGTCGTCCGAGATGCTTGAGAGCTATCGCCGACAGTGGGGCTATTCAGGTTCTATCTTTGACCAATATGCCACCTATTTCCTCCGCGTGGTACAGGGCGATCTCGGCACCTCTCAGATCAGCGGCAAGCCGGCGGTGACGGTGGTGCTGGAGCGCCTGCCGGCGACGCTCCAGCTCGTGGCGATCGCCACGGTGCTTATGGTGGGCATCGGCGTGCCTCTCGGTACGCTCGCAGCGATGAACCCGGGCGGGCGGCTCGACACCGTGATCATGACCGGCTCGACCGTTGGCTTCGCTTTGCCGAACTTTGTCCTCGGCATCGGTCTGATCCTTGTGTTCTCGGTGATGTTCCGCCTGCTGCCTTCGGGCGGTACCGGCAGTGCACAGCACCTCATCCTGCCGGCGCTCACTGTCGGGCTGGCAAAGGCGTCGATATTCACCCGCTTCGTACGCTCTGCCGTGCTTGATGCGATTAAGCTGCCCTGCGTGACCTCGGCCACCGCGCGCGGTCTGCCGCCGGGGCAGGTGTTCTTCCGCCACATCCTGCCCAACTGCATGATCCCGCTCGTCACGATGCTGCCCTTGCTCGTCGGCGCAATGATCTCGGCAGGTGCGGTGGTCGAGACCGTCTTCGCCTGGCCCGGCATCGGCCGCCTGGTGATCGACAGCGTCTCGCAGCGCGATCTCGCCGTATTGCAGGCCACGATCATGCTCATCGCCTTTATCATGATCACCACCAATCTGCTGGTCGATGTCGCCTATGCCTGGCTCGACCCGCGCAGCACCGTGAGGAGCGCCACATGACCGATATGCCGATCCCCAGGCGCCTCCACGTGGGTAGTGTCCCGCCCGGCGTCGCTCTGTCGATGCTGTGGCTGCTGGCGGCGGTGCTGACGATCGTGCTTGCGCCGTTTCTGCCGATCCCCGCGCCTGACAAGCTCGACCTGCTCGCGCGTCTCAATCCGCCCGTTGGCCTCGGCGGCGTGCCGGTCCATCCGCTCGGCACCGACGATCTCGGTCGCGACATCCTCGCCCGGCTGATTGCGGCGATGCGCACCAGTCTGCTGCTCGCCTTCTTCGCCACCATCCTCTCCGCCGTCCTCGGCACGCTGCTCGGCATCCTCGCCGCACATTTCGGCGGCTGGGTTGATCAGGCCGTGGTTGGCGCGGTCGACGCACAGGCCTCGGTGCCCTTCGTTATTGTCTCTCTCACCCTCACCGCCTTCTTCGGCAACCATCTCATGCTGTTTCTGTTCATCCTGAGCCTCTTCGGCTGGGAACGCTTCGCGCGGCTGTCGCGGGCGATGACACTGGTTGCGCGCGGGCGCGGCTATGTGCTGGCGATGTCCACGCTTGGATTTTCCTGGCCGCGGATCTACCTGCGCCACGTCCTTCCCAACATCGCCTCCTCCCTGCTCGTTACCGCAACGATCAACTTTCCCGAGGTGATTCTGCTGGAGACCTCGCTCTCCTTTCTCGGCCTTGGGATTCAGCCGCCGATGTCCTCGCTCGGCTCGATGGTCGGGCTCGGGCGCAATTACCTCACGACTGCCTGGTGGATCGCCGCGATGCCCGCTGCGGCGATCTTCCTCTCTACTCTCGCCGTCAGCCTGATTGGAGACTGGGCACGCGCCCGGATCTCGCGGAGTTGACCTCCCGCCGACCACACCCAGACCCCCTGCTGCCTCGGCGGCCACCGGGCCCGCGCCTGCAACCGACCGGAGCCCAGAACCGGAGCTCCGCATGACTTTCCCCCAAAAAACTGTCGCCCGCACCGCTCTGGCGCTACTGCTCGCCGGCTGCGGCGGTGCGCTCGCCACAGCGGCGGGCGTATCCGCAGGTTGGCTCTGCGGAGCAGCCTTGTTTGTCGCCGTCGCGGCGATCCGGCAGGTGCCGCTGGCGGTGCCTCCGGCGCTGGTGATGCCGGCCTATGTCGTACTCGGCGCCGGCATGGGCTCGGCGGTCCGTCCCGACCTACTCCTGGACTTCGGGCATCCCGCCGTTTCTGCCACCGCCATACTCCTCGCGATTCTCGCGACCACGGCAGCGGGCTATGTCGTGCTGCGGCTGTGTGGTTGGGGGGCGGAGACGGCCTTTTTTTCCGCCGTGCCCGGTGCGCTGGTGCAATCCGTCGCGCTGGCCGAGGCGGTGCCTGGCGTAAATGTGCCAGTGGTGGCGATGGTGCAGACGCTGCGGCTGATCGTGCTGGTTACGGTGGTGCCGCTGATCATCGGGTCGGTCGGCGCGCCCGTTCCGGTGCCTGTGGCGGAAGTGCCGTTCGACCTGCCGCTCTTTCTTCTGCTGGCGACCTGCGCGATAGGCCAGTTCCTCGCCCACAGGCTGCGGCTGCCCGCCGCCCTGCTTATCGGCCCGTTTTTCGCCAGCCTCCTGTTGCACGGTTCCGGGCTCAACGCCGCGCATGTGCCACAGCCACTGCTGATCCCGGCCTATGTCGTCATCGGCGCCCATATTGGTACCCGATTCGGCCGCACCAGCCCGGATGTTCTGCTCCGCCTGATCCTGCCTGCCCTCGCCTCGACCGGCAGCGGGATCGTCGTCGCGTTAGGCGTCGCCTGGGGGGCCGCTGCGGTGCTTTCGGTGCCGCCGATGCTTGCCTTTCTTGCTTTCGCGCCGGGTGGCATCGACGCAATGTCGATACTCGCCCTTGCGCTCCACCTCGACGCCGGTTTCGTCGTGCTGCTCCAGGTCGCCCGGTTCCTTCTGCTCACTGTGCTGCTGCCGTTCTGTGCTCCGCGGATGCAGGGTGGAGCAGAAGAGTAATGCTGCGATGCAAATATATATCCCATGCATTCATATTGGACCAAGATGATTTCCTTTGGCTAACCTTCTCGAGAACTCTCTGTCCGATCCCGAGGCAGAGGCGGTGTGCCTCCGCTGAGTCCGGGCGGCAACGGCAGATCAAGCACAAGGAGACTTGCCAGATGGCCTTACCCAACGCGGTCGATACCTATACCGACGATATCGCTCAGCTGATGGCGCATTACATTGTCAGGGCGGATGCCCGGCTCGACGACAAGCTGAAGGCGGCAGCCCGGCGTGCGCTGTCGGATTCGATCGGCGTGGCGCTGGGCGCATTCGCCTATCCCGCCGTCGCCGTTGGGCGCCGGTTCGTTGCGCCCTTTTCGGCTGAGAGTGGTTGCGTGATTTGGGGCACCCGGATGCGCGCCGCGCCCGACCGCGCCGCGATAGTTAACGGCGTGCTGCTGCGCTGCTACGACTACAATGACTTCTTCGTCGGGGAAAAGAACTCCGGCCATGGCAGCGATCTGATCACCGGCGCGGTGGCGGCGGCCGAATGGGTGGACGCGAACGGCACCGAACTGCTCGAAGCAATCGTCATCGGCTACGAGCTCGTCGGCGCCGCGATGGATGCCTTCTCCACCGCACCGGGCGGCTGGGACTACACCACGCTCAGCCAGTTCGGGAGCTGCGCCGCGATCGCCCGGCTACTGAAGCTCGACGAGAAGCAGACGCGCGAGGCGCTCGGCATCATGGTCGGCAATCACCTCGCCGCCGATGAGGTCGAGAGCTGCGAACTGAACGAACGTGGCGACCTGACTATGTGGAAGCGGTTTAATGCCGGCGATGCCTCGCGCAACGCGCTGGTCGCCTGTCTGATGGCGCAGGCTGGGGCAGAGGGCGCGGTGCGCCCGTTCACCGGCCGGCAGGGCTTCGTCGCAAAGCTCGGCATCAATTGGGATCCGCTGCCGATCCTCGCCGCGCGGCTCGACCCGGCGAAGCGGCCCTCGCGCGTGGCTGGAACCTATATGAAATATTGGCCGGTCGGCTCGATGGCGCAATCGGCGATCCGCGCCGCGCTCGAGGCTCGGGCACAGGTGCCTGACCTTTCGCGGATCAAGCAGGTCCGGGTTTATTGCTGCGAAGGGGTGTATCAGCAATTCGTCGAGATGCGGCAGGACCCATGGCACCCGATCTCGCGCGAGACGGCCGATCATTCGATGCCCTACGTCGTCGGTGCCGCCATCCTCGATGGTTATATCCGGACCGAGAGCTTCGATCCGGCCCGCGTGCTCGATCCGGTGCGACAGGCTTTTGTCGCGGCAGTGAAGGTCGAGAAGGAACCTGCCCTCGGTCGTCTGTCGGATCCGAAGATCTCGCGTGCGAAGGCGGGTTATCTGTCGCGCGTCGAGATCGAACTCGAGGACGAGACTGTGATACATGGTTCTGCGCAGCCCTTCCCCGGACACCCCGAGGCGCCCTTCACCGACGCGGAGATTGCCGAAAAGATCCGCGTCAACGCCGTTCCCTTCGCGGGCCCGGCGCTGACCGAGCGGATTATCGAAACACTGGCGCGGATCGACAGCCTGAAATCCGTGCGCGAGCTCACTGATCTGCTGGCGTTCGATGCGGAGGCCGCGCGCGTCGGCGTGGCGGCGGAATGATCGGCGTGGCGGTGAAGGGCGAGACGCTGCTGCGCCTTTGCGCGGCCGACGATGTCCAGGAGGATCTGCCCCTGCGCGTCGAGGTCGGGGACATGAGCTACGCAGTTTTCCGGCTCGGCGATGCCTTTTACGTACTGGCAGACCTGTGCTCGCATGGGCCTGGCTATCTGTCGGACGGGTTCGTCGAGGGCTGCGAGGTCGAGTGTCCGTTTCATCAGGGCCGCTTCGATATCCGCACCGGCGTGGCTACGGCGGCGCCCTGCGAGCATCCGGTGTCGGCCTGGGCACCTGTGGTGATCGACGGTGCGATTCATATCGACCCTCTCAACCCCGTCTGAAGCATTGGCGCCCGTGCCTTGTGCGGGCGCCGTTCAGCGCATCATCTCCTCGACAAAACGATCACGCAGGCCGTTCTCCGCTTCGCTGTTGGAGATCATGATGACCCGGCTCGTCAGGTCCGATGCAGTTTCCAGTTCCTTCCACACGATGTCGCTGATCCTGATCGCGCCAAGGGCCTTCGGTGCGATCGTCAGCCCCACACCAGCCGCCGTCAACCCCAAGATCGTTGCGGCCTCTTCTGCCTCCTGCACGATCTCGGGCACGAAACCCGCCTCGGCGCAGAGCGCGAAGACTTGTTCATAGAAACCAGCCCCGGTGCCGCGCGGGCGTAGCACGAAGGGCTCGTTGTGCAGACGTCCGATCGGTACCGGCCCCTCATGTGCCGCCAGCGGATGATCCACCGGCAGCACAAGCATCAGTCGGTCGGTGAACAGTTCGTGGACCTCAATGCAGCGCGGCAGGATCGTATGCAGCGCGGGCCGGATGAAGCCGACGTCGATGGATTTCAACAGCACCGCGTCGACGATCTGCTGTGTGGTGCGGATGCCAAGTTCGAGATGCACCTCGGGATTCTCGATGCGAAAGCGGCGGATCGCACGGGTGAACACATCGATCAGCGGCAGCGAGGTGACGTAGTTGAGCCGCACCGTTCCGGTCTCTCCGCGGGCAGCGCGCCGCGCGGTTTCAACCGCGCGGTTGAACTGTGCGATGGCGAGTTGTGCTTCCTGGAGGAATTGCTCACCCGCCGCGGTCAACTCGACCTTGCGCTTGGTGCGCTTGAACAGAACCACCCCCAACTCACGCTCAATACCCTGGATCGCAAGCGATAGCGGCGGCTGACCGATATGCAGCCGCTCGGCCGCGCGGGTAAAGTGCAACTCCTCGGCGACGGCTACAAAGTAGCGGAGTTGGCGCAGTTCCATCATTCACCTCACCGAATTAACTGATGCAATATTTATATTGGACTGAATATTTGTCGGAGGTCAATCTTCCTCATGACCTAGCAAAGCCGCGAGAGGAACCTGCCATGATTTCCGAAGAACAGAACGAATACCTCTGCCGTACGGGGCCGGGAACGCCGATGGGTAATCTGTTCCGCCGCTACTGGATTCCGGCTCTGTTGTCCGAGGAACTGCCGGCGCCGGACTGCCCCCCGGTGCGTGTCCAGTTGCTGTCCGAGCGGCTGATCGCATTCCGCGACACCGACGGCAAGATCGGGCTGATGGATGAATTCTGTGCCCACCGCGGCGTGTCGCTCTGGTTCGGCCGTAATGAGGAGGGTGGGCTGCGCTGTCCTTATCACGGCTGGAAATACGACGTCACCGGCCAGTGCGTGGAGGTGCCGTCGGAGCCGGTCTCCTCGGGCTTTTGCCAGAAGATCCGTTTGAAGGCCTATCCCTGCGTGGAAACAGGCGGCGTCATCTGGACTTATATGGGGCCGTCTGAGCATAAGCCAGCACCGCCTACCTTTGAATGGGTCCACGTCCGCCCGGAGCAGCGCTATCTCTCCAAGCGCTGGCAGGAGAGCAATTACCTCCAGGCGATGGAGGGCGGCATCGATTCGAGCCACGTCTCCTTCCTTCACAGCGGTGACCTGAACCGTGACCCGCTGCACAAGGGCACCGACGGCGCCAAATATGCCCGTTCGACCAGCACCACCTTTGACATCCATGAATCCGGCGGCGGGCTTCTGATCGGCGCACGTCGCCAAGCCGATCCAGGCTATCATTACTGGCGCATCACGCAATGGATGCTGCCGTGGTATACATTGATTCCGCCTTACAAGGGCAATGCTCTCAACGGCCATGCCTGGGTGCCGATGGACGACAACAACTGCATGGCCTGGACAATGACCTTCCATCCGACCCGCGACTTGACCGAGGCCGAGCTCGCCACAATGAAGGCGGGCGGCGGCGTTCATTGCGAGCTGATCCCAGGCACTTTCCGCCCGCTTGCCAACAAGGACAATGACTACCTCATGGACCGCGAGGCGCAGCGCAGGAAAATTCACTATTCCGGTATCAAGGGGATCTCTATTCAGGATTCTTCACTACAGGAGAGCATGGGCTTCATCGCCGACCGCACGAAGGAGAATCTCGTCTCGACTGACAATGCGATCATCATGGCGCGGATGCGGCTGCGCAAGGCGGCGAAGGCGCTGGAGGCGGGGAAGGTGCCGCCGGGGCTCGACGCGGCGGCACAGGAGGTTCGATCCGCAAGCTTCATCCTTCCCGAAAACTCGCCCGAGTTCAAGGAGACGGCCTTTGCGGCCTCGCAGATGAAAATCGGCGAACCGTTCGTGGCGGTCTGATGCGGGTCGTCATTCTCGGCGCTGGACAAGCGGGGGCCTGGGTCGCACTGACGCTGCGAGAGGCTGCACCGGAGGTGCAGATCACGCTGATCGGTGCCGAAGCGCTGCCGCCCTATGAACGCCCGCCGTTGTCGAAGGCGGTGCTGGCAGGGGCGGACGTGTCGACGGCGCTGATCCGCCCTGCGGAAT
The nucleotide sequence above comes from Celeribacter indicus. Encoded proteins:
- a CDS encoding ABC transporter ATP-binding protein yields the protein MGNGPRTGRNDNPRRVCIVENLGVAIEGGRQIIEDVSFTIRQGEYFALVGESGSGKSVTCHAMMRILPFRPKISGRIIVDGSDVWTLSPGHLRQFRQRSVGMIFQDPLAALNPVRRIGAQMVETLRLHHPDAPKSELEDRAVEALRAVRVAKPGERLSVYPHQLSGGLNQRVMIAFALMGDPALLVADEPTTALDMSVQAEILDLIDELRAAKGLTVLMVTHDLGIVADRATGLAVMQGGRLVEAGPTRDVVAAPKAEYARKLFAAARVEWNTAPLPPAMRPVPVLRFESVNKSYAPQGRAGGERVVAAEKVSFEVGAGEIVALVGESGSGKTTAAKMAMGLVQPDSGRIELPRNDGRPLRPQMVFQHPRDSLDALMTLDAQFHEVLRVHGWRDAARREARIGEICDSVGLGRALLHRRPGFLSGGEAQRAVIARALLLEPDLLLADEPLSAVDVQIQKQIVACFRRLRDELGIAILLITHDLRIVLELADRVVVMRDGRVVEDVPLADFADGARDPYTQRLIDAIPGRNLVAGSVTEERAPA
- a CDS encoding ABC transporter permease, giving the protein MNLSIRLLRAVISLWLIVTLVFVCLRLTGDPVLAVVNPDDMSSEMLESYRRQWGYSGSIFDQYATYFLRVVQGDLGTSQISGKPAVTVVLERLPATLQLVAIATVLMVGIGVPLGTLAAMNPGGRLDTVIMTGSTVGFALPNFVLGIGLILVFSVMFRLLPSGGTGSAQHLILPALTVGLAKASIFTRFVRSAVLDAIKLPCVTSATARGLPPGQVFFRHILPNCMIPLVTMLPLLVGAMISAGAVVETVFAWPGIGRLVIDSVSQRDLAVLQATIMLIAFIMITTNLLVDVAYAWLDPRSTVRSAT
- a CDS encoding ABC transporter permease, whose amino-acid sequence is MTDMPIPRRLHVGSVPPGVALSMLWLLAAVLTIVLAPFLPIPAPDKLDLLARLNPPVGLGGVPVHPLGTDDLGRDILARLIAAMRTSLLLAFFATILSAVLGTLLGILAAHFGGWVDQAVVGAVDAQASVPFVIVSLTLTAFFGNHLMLFLFILSLFGWERFARLSRAMTLVARGRGYVLAMSTLGFSWPRIYLRHVLPNIASSLLVTATINFPEVILLETSLSFLGLGIQPPMSSLGSMVGLGRNYLTTAWWIAAMPAAAIFLSTLAVSLIGDWARARISRS
- a CDS encoding AbrB family transcriptional regulator; the encoded protein is MTFPQKTVARTALALLLAGCGGALATAAGVSAGWLCGAALFVAVAAIRQVPLAVPPALVMPAYVVLGAGMGSAVRPDLLLDFGHPAVSATAILLAILATTAAGYVVLRLCGWGAETAFFSAVPGALVQSVALAEAVPGVNVPVVAMVQTLRLIVLVTVVPLIIGSVGAPVPVPVAEVPFDLPLFLLLATCAIGQFLAHRLRLPAALLIGPFFASLLLHGSGLNAAHVPQPLLIPAYVVIGAHIGTRFGRTSPDVLLRLILPALASTGSGIVVALGVAWGAAAVLSVPPMLAFLAFAPGGIDAMSILALALHLDAGFVVLLQVARFLLLTVLLPFCAPRMQGGAEE
- a CDS encoding MmgE/PrpD family protein, whose protein sequence is MALPNAVDTYTDDIAQLMAHYIVRADARLDDKLKAAARRALSDSIGVALGAFAYPAVAVGRRFVAPFSAESGCVIWGTRMRAAPDRAAIVNGVLLRCYDYNDFFVGEKNSGHGSDLITGAVAAAEWVDANGTELLEAIVIGYELVGAAMDAFSTAPGGWDYTTLSQFGSCAAIARLLKLDEKQTREALGIMVGNHLAADEVESCELNERGDLTMWKRFNAGDASRNALVACLMAQAGAEGAVRPFTGRQGFVAKLGINWDPLPILAARLDPAKRPSRVAGTYMKYWPVGSMAQSAIRAALEARAQVPDLSRIKQVRVYCCEGVYQQFVEMRQDPWHPISRETADHSMPYVVGAAILDGYIRTESFDPARVLDPVRQAFVAAVKVEKEPALGRLSDPKISRAKAGYLSRVEIELEDETVIHGSAQPFPGHPEAPFTDAEIAEKIRVNAVPFAGPALTERIIETLARIDSLKSVRELTDLLAFDAEAARVGVAAE
- a CDS encoding non-heme iron oxygenase ferredoxin subunit, whose product is MIGVAVKGETLLRLCAADDVQEDLPLRVEVGDMSYAVFRLGDAFYVLADLCSHGPGYLSDGFVEGCEVECPFHQGRFDIRTGVATAAPCEHPVSAWAPVVIDGAIHIDPLNPV
- a CDS encoding LysR substrate-binding domain-containing protein, whose amino-acid sequence is MMELRQLRYFVAVAEELHFTRAAERLHIGQPPLSLAIQGIERELGVVLFKRTKRKVELTAAGEQFLQEAQLAIAQFNRAVETARRAARGETGTVRLNYVTSLPLIDVFTRAIRRFRIENPEVHLELGIRTTQQIVDAVLLKSIDVGFIRPALHTILPRCIEVHELFTDRLMLVLPVDHPLAAHEGPVPIGRLHNEPFVLRPRGTGAGFYEQVFALCAEAGFVPEIVQEAEEAATILGLTAAGVGLTIAPKALGAIRISDIVWKELETASDLTSRVIMISNSEAENGLRDRFVEEMMR
- a CDS encoding Rieske 2Fe-2S domain-containing protein, which codes for MISEEQNEYLCRTGPGTPMGNLFRRYWIPALLSEELPAPDCPPVRVQLLSERLIAFRDTDGKIGLMDEFCAHRGVSLWFGRNEEGGLRCPYHGWKYDVTGQCVEVPSEPVSSGFCQKIRLKAYPCVETGGVIWTYMGPSEHKPAPPTFEWVHVRPEQRYLSKRWQESNYLQAMEGGIDSSHVSFLHSGDLNRDPLHKGTDGAKYARSTSTTFDIHESGGGLLIGARRQADPGYHYWRITQWMLPWYTLIPPYKGNALNGHAWVPMDDNNCMAWTMTFHPTRDLTEAELATMKAGGGVHCELIPGTFRPLANKDNDYLMDREAQRRKIHYSGIKGISIQDSSLQESMGFIADRTKENLVSTDNAIIMARMRLRKAAKALEAGKVPPGLDAAAQEVRSASFILPENSPEFKETAFAASQMKIGEPFVAV